From Moritella sp. Urea-trap-13, a single genomic window includes:
- the pmbA gene encoding metalloprotease PmbA translates to MNLKQQITLEQNKLELAVTQALEIAKKAGASDAEVAISRQTGLSVSTRMGEVENVEFNHDGALGICVYRGQRKGNASTSDLSEAAIQSTVAAALDIALHTAEDEFAGLADRELMEFAPADLDLCHPIEIKPEYAIEQACLTERLALAQDPRIVNSEGAFTSHTSIKVYGNSHGLVNGYASTRHSMSSVLIAEENGAMERDYGYSMARDASKLWTPEQIATEAVNRTVDRLGARKIDTCNVPVIFHHDVASSLMGQLVMGISGGSLYRKSSFLLDKLGEQIFPEWLNIQERPHIRGGLASSMYDAEGVRTKDLNVVEQGILKSYLLTSYSGRKLGMQTTGHAGGIHNWNVTGKGETLGQLCRQMGTGLLVTELMGQGVNIVTGDYSRGASGFWVENGELQYPVHEITIAGNLTDMFKNIVAVGNDIDVRSSILMGSTLLESMQIAGN, encoded by the coding sequence ATGAACTTAAAACAGCAAATTACATTAGAACAAAATAAATTGGAATTAGCCGTTACTCAAGCACTCGAAATCGCCAAAAAAGCGGGCGCGAGTGACGCTGAAGTAGCTATTTCACGACAAACGGGTTTGTCTGTGAGTACGCGCATGGGTGAAGTTGAAAATGTTGAGTTCAACCACGATGGCGCGTTAGGTATCTGTGTATACCGTGGCCAACGTAAAGGTAATGCATCAACTTCTGATTTAAGTGAAGCCGCAATTCAAAGCACGGTTGCCGCGGCGTTAGATATCGCCTTACATACTGCTGAAGATGAGTTTGCTGGTTTGGCCGATCGTGAGCTGATGGAGTTTGCCCCGGCAGACTTAGATTTATGCCACCCGATTGAAATTAAGCCTGAGTATGCCATTGAGCAAGCGTGTCTAACTGAACGTCTAGCGTTAGCGCAAGATCCTCGTATTGTGAACAGTGAAGGTGCGTTTACCAGCCACACTAGTATTAAAGTGTATGGTAATAGTCATGGTCTAGTGAATGGTTATGCGAGTACCCGCCATAGCATGAGCTCAGTACTTATTGCTGAAGAGAACGGTGCAATGGAACGTGATTACGGCTACTCAATGGCTCGTGACGCAAGTAAATTGTGGACACCTGAACAGATAGCTACAGAAGCGGTTAATCGCACTGTAGACCGTCTAGGTGCGCGTAAAATTGATACTTGTAATGTCCCGGTGATTTTTCATCACGATGTTGCCAGTAGTTTAATGGGTCAATTAGTGATGGGCATCAGTGGCGGTAGCTTATACCGTAAATCATCATTTTTATTGGACAAGCTTGGTGAACAGATTTTCCCTGAGTGGTTGAATATCCAAGAACGCCCGCATATTAGAGGTGGCTTAGCATCCTCTATGTATGACGCTGAAGGCGTGCGTACTAAAGATTTGAATGTGGTAGAGCAAGGTATCTTAAAGAGTTACCTACTAACCAGTTATAGCGGCCGTAAATTAGGCATGCAAACAACCGGTCATGCTGGTGGTATCCATAACTGGAATGTCACTGGTAAAGGCGAAACATTAGGCCAGCTTTGTCGTCAAATGGGCACGGGCTTGTTAGTGACGGAATTAATGGGTCAAGGCGTTAATATTGTCACCGGTGACTATAGCCGTGGCGCGTCGGGTTTCTGGGTTGAAAATGGTGAACTGCAATATCCAGTACACGAGATCACCATCGCTGGTAACTTAACGGATATGTTCAAAAACATCGTTGCTGTGGGTAACGATATAGATGTGCGTAGCAGTATTTTAATGGGTTCTACACTGTTAGAGTCAATGCAGATTGCAGGTAATTAA
- the yjgA gene encoding ribosome biogenesis factor YjgA translates to MSVKERNITSEKSYRRAEDDELYQSRAENKIEIAKTLKLAGAIALLSKAEIAKMGFSEEMLAAIVTARKIVVRTDAYSRHLSYMCKIMRSDGLEPIQAAYDKITNKYNQATVELAKLEMVRDNLIAGGDTAISTLLETYPNADRQKLRLLIRQVNKELKAEKPLKAAKPSKEIFKHLREIAGI, encoded by the coding sequence ATGAGCGTAAAAGAACGAAATATTACCAGTGAAAAGTCTTACCGACGCGCTGAAGACGACGAGTTATATCAAAGTCGTGCAGAAAACAAAATTGAAATTGCCAAGACTCTGAAACTCGCTGGCGCTATCGCTTTACTCAGTAAAGCTGAAATTGCCAAGATGGGTTTTTCAGAAGAGATGCTTGCAGCAATCGTCACAGCAAGAAAAATTGTTGTACGTACTGATGCTTACAGCAGACATCTATCGTACATGTGCAAAATCATGCGCAGCGATGGTCTTGAGCCAATCCAAGCGGCATACGATAAGATCACCAATAAGTACAACCAAGCAACGGTTGAGTTAGCAAAACTAGAAATGGTACGTGATAACTTAATTGCCGGTGGTGATACTGCGATCTCAACATTACTGGAAACCTATCCAAATGCTGACCGTCAGAAATTACGTCTACTTATTCGCCAAGTGAATAAAGAACTTAAAGCTGAAAAGCCGCTTAAAGCAGCGAAACCAAGCAAAGAAATCTTTAAACATCTACGTGAAATTGCCGGTATATAA
- the tldD gene encoding metalloprotease TldD, with amino-acid sequence MRFEQVENSILLPAGLNVDHLQSTLSLLMGNQLDYGDLYFQACKHESWGLEDGIVKEGSFNIERGVGVRAVSGEKTGFAYSDEISLKALTQSAKAARGIAASGGEGKVKAWSKPQGSEIYQPLDPLASMERQRKIDLLHEVDVYARSLDSHVTQVSVSLSAVYEEILVAATDGTLATDIRPLVRMNCSVLIEKNGKRERGGAGGGGRYGFDYFLDDVDGVQRAFSYAKDAVRQALVNIDAIDAPAGAMEVVLGAGWPGVLLHEAVGHGLEGDFNRKGTSSYAGKIGEQVASPLCTIVDNGTLENRRGSLNIDDEGTVTQNTMLIEKGILKGYMQDKLNARLMGVESTGNGRRESFAHLPMPRMTNTYMLPGEHTPEEIISTVKKGIYAPNFGGGQVDITSGKFVFSASEAYLIENGKITTPIKGATLIGNGHDAMQDISMVGNDLQLDKGVGICGKEGQSIPVGVGQPTLKLNSMTVGGTGS; translated from the coding sequence ATGAGATTTGAACAAGTCGAAAATTCAATTTTACTGCCCGCTGGTTTAAACGTTGATCACCTGCAGAGTACACTGTCATTATTAATGGGTAATCAACTTGATTATGGTGATCTTTATTTCCAAGCTTGCAAACATGAATCTTGGGGTTTAGAAGACGGCATCGTTAAAGAAGGTTCGTTTAATATCGAGAGAGGGGTTGGCGTTCGTGCGGTATCGGGCGAGAAAACCGGTTTTGCTTATTCTGACGAGATCAGTTTAAAGGCATTAACCCAGTCAGCTAAAGCGGCGCGTGGTATTGCCGCAAGCGGTGGTGAAGGTAAAGTCAAAGCGTGGAGCAAACCACAAGGTAGCGAGATTTATCAGCCATTAGATCCATTAGCGAGCATGGAAAGACAACGTAAAATTGACTTATTACATGAAGTTGATGTGTACGCGCGTTCATTAGATTCACATGTTACCCAAGTGAGTGTCAGTTTATCTGCGGTATACGAAGAGATATTAGTTGCGGCAACCGACGGCACTCTCGCGACAGACATACGCCCATTAGTGCGTATGAACTGTTCTGTGCTGATTGAGAAAAATGGTAAGCGTGAACGTGGCGGTGCTGGTGGCGGTGGTCGTTATGGTTTTGATTACTTTTTAGATGATGTAGATGGTGTGCAACGAGCATTTAGTTATGCCAAAGATGCTGTGCGCCAAGCGTTAGTTAATATTGATGCCATTGATGCACCTGCTGGTGCCATGGAAGTTGTGCTTGGTGCTGGTTGGCCTGGGGTATTATTACACGAAGCGGTAGGCCATGGCTTAGAAGGTGACTTTAACCGTAAAGGTACGTCTTCTTATGCAGGTAAAATTGGCGAGCAAGTGGCATCGCCATTATGTACGATTGTTGATAATGGCACCTTAGAAAATCGTCGTGGTTCATTGAATATTGATGACGAAGGTACGGTAACACAAAATACTATGTTGATTGAAAAGGGTATTTTGAAAGGTTATATGCAAGATAAACTTAATGCCCGGTTAATGGGTGTTGAATCTACGGGTAATGGTCGTCGTGAATCATTCGCGCATTTACCTATGCCACGCATGACGAACACTTACATGTTACCTGGCGAGCATACACCAGAAGAAATCATTAGCACGGTTAAGAAGGGTATTTACGCGCCTAACTTTGGTGGTGGTCAAGTTGATATTACGTCGGGTAAGTTTGTGTTCTCTGCATCAGAAGCGTATTTAATTGAGAATGGTAAAATTACTACGCCAATTAAAGGCGCAACCTTGATCGGTAATGGTCATGATGCGATGCAAGATATCTCTATGGTCGGTAATGATCTGCAGTTAGATAAGGGTGTCGGTATCTGTGGTAAAGAAGGCCAGAGTATACCTGTTGGTGTTGGTCAGCCAACATTGAAATTAAACAGCATGACAGTCGGTGGCACTGGTAGCTAA
- a CDS encoding carbon-nitrogen hydrolase family protein: protein MQLVAIQMNSGADITANLAYVATQLALVDFAIKPTLILLPENFALFSHRDDYLAHAEVLGRGPVQQQLADWARQYQCWLVAGSFPILSDIDERIYTSSLAFDPNGELVQHYHKIHLFDAHVPAVSVTTNDNQAKTVFKKELNSQIYKESDSFIAGDRIATFSVGNITFGMAICYDLRFPGLFRALSAANVDVLLVPAAFTYATGKAHWLPLLQARAIENQCYVIAANQVGEHGHNRHTWGHSVILDPWGDILSQQTSACGISCARLDKHKLVQVRTDIPILQHARFTASLKNKE from the coding sequence ATGCAATTAGTGGCAATACAAATGAACTCTGGGGCGGACATCACTGCTAATCTCGCTTACGTAGCGACACAGTTGGCGCTGGTGGATTTTGCAATTAAACCCACACTGATCTTACTCCCCGAGAACTTTGCATTATTTTCCCATCGTGACGATTATTTAGCGCACGCAGAGGTATTAGGCCGAGGTCCGGTACAACAACAACTCGCCGATTGGGCTCGACAGTACCAGTGTTGGCTGGTTGCCGGTTCTTTCCCTATCCTTAGTGATATTGATGAACGTATTTATACCTCTAGTTTAGCATTTGACCCGAATGGGGAATTGGTGCAACATTACCACAAGATCCATTTGTTTGATGCGCATGTTCCGGCTGTCTCTGTCACCACGAATGATAACCAAGCTAAAACGGTCTTTAAGAAAGAGTTAAACAGCCAAATTTATAAAGAGTCAGATAGCTTTATTGCCGGAGATCGGATTGCGACCTTTAGCGTCGGCAATATAACTTTTGGCATGGCGATTTGTTATGACTTACGCTTTCCGGGATTATTCCGTGCACTCAGTGCTGCCAATGTTGATGTGTTATTAGTGCCTGCAGCGTTTACTTATGCGACAGGTAAAGCCCATTGGTTACCCCTGTTACAAGCCAGAGCAATTGAAAACCAATGCTACGTCATAGCGGCGAATCAGGTGGGTGAGCATGGCCACAATCGTCATACTTGGGGGCACTCTGTTATCTTAGACCCTTGGGGAGATATACTGTCGCAACAAACCTCGGCATGCGGTATCAGTTGTGCGCGATTAGACAAACATAAGTTAGTACAAGTACGTACTGACATACCTATTTTACAACACGCACGCTTTACGGCGAGCTTGAAAAATAAAGAGTAA
- a CDS encoding YhdP family protein, protein MVRTRNWLRRFGKICLYTFACLAVFSAVSISLLRASLPYLNQYHDRVIDWLVADQAVSIEVASIDAGWYKFGPVLIVNTLDVKFDELVPYDFDVERIKISIDFWNSVLERKLLLDNLILDGVQIKLPISPFQSADEKDGKLASPELTRLLDVFFRQLAHFELTNSNLRVLTPAGEEKVIHIPEFSWLNQDNRHRGEGRAYINDDITDNNLRIMVDVTSARDDLTNVSGQIYVQAENMSLSNWFEKVLFKREGLKQGAVSFESWIDIVNNKPTSALLQLQPSAFTWKSGNLQQNLNIWGGELEWQLTDSGWQLDSRDLALVTNGIIWPQLNLQVRQQDSDLFAFVNQVELSKLAPIVALSRHVDEALFKDLKTLYPHGLVRDVKVKIPLQDWTQLRYQLNVDGLQLQSWQGFPAIDNVDIAVSGSLDAGKISVDMQDTLLDLSEHLEHSIQVNQFSSDLTWYRYDYSDTDADTNTAAEKTFTGIEVRADKVFVDTTELVLDSQFLLDIPTNAPPFLSLAGDLQLRDASKAYYYYPTAYMGESLIDYLRGALKQGHADHGQVLWFGEFANYPYAQGDGIFETRLNVVDAEFKFDPQWPTLTELQLELLFQNDDLFMSSRQGNLDQVAISAVDLQLPSLGDVQALGIQARFTTTGKKAKSLIDLSPLPEVSEVLNSLQVSGDINGEIDIVLPFTYDDPVIVSGDIGLMNDSIYLSALDLTLTDVNGSFKFDDAGLFSTPLTAKLFDEPLNVSFSSGQQDSNYQVNVDLAGNWASKQLMKQFMPGYQQYVSGDVNWKGALNMVFPEQGFNYEFDLQSDLQSVTLDLPMPLAKSASQDWPTDLSVVGNDKQAHIQLNSPDVINFSGQVNYADEKLALIQSLVQIGHADELLSSDAANAVVVNVDNLDIADWQSWYSGLPDSNLDVSSTVAPLSSITVDVANTVYYQQPLADLSVVATKGYRNWGIALKADEFNGNIVIPEVGDINIDFDYLYLPDLVFSGDENSNATTEKTADNSPSTALVWQDIPSFNFNCDACILGQINLGQASAKVTKSNTGLSLKSLDVDMEHSTVAMTGRWFTDEQGKQATQLQGQLNTKSVEEFMTGLGMISPLAKTPADVDFRLAWQDQPLSFAGDSLNGSVTIATKAGRISNVSDKGTRFLSVLSLQSLVKRLSLDFSDVFNDGLPYSSMQASLQIVDGAINNKDFLLNSSSGKITGSGYIDLVTDTINYNLSFFPDVTSSLPVLAAFAVTPTTALAVFALSKILEPVVEVITELKFNVSGDFADPVFTEVKRNQKAITVPDKLLNETELKTTRGK, encoded by the coding sequence GTGGTAAGAACTCGAAATTGGCTAAGAAGGTTTGGTAAAATATGCCTGTATACTTTTGCCTGCTTAGCGGTTTTTTCTGCCGTTTCGATTAGCCTGTTACGGGCGAGTTTACCCTATCTGAATCAATATCATGATCGAGTGATTGATTGGCTGGTGGCTGATCAAGCGGTGAGTATTGAAGTTGCAAGTATTGATGCGGGCTGGTATAAATTCGGCCCGGTATTAATTGTCAATACCTTAGATGTGAAGTTTGATGAGTTAGTACCGTATGATTTTGATGTTGAACGCATCAAGATCAGCATTGATTTTTGGAACAGTGTATTAGAAAGAAAACTACTGCTCGATAATCTGATCTTAGATGGTGTGCAGATAAAACTACCCATTTCTCCGTTTCAGAGTGCTGATGAAAAAGACGGAAAACTTGCTTCCCCTGAATTAACCCGCCTGCTTGATGTTTTTTTTCGTCAGCTTGCGCACTTCGAATTAACCAACAGTAATCTACGAGTATTAACCCCTGCTGGTGAAGAAAAAGTCATTCATATTCCAGAGTTTTCCTGGTTAAACCAAGATAATCGTCACCGCGGTGAGGGCAGAGCCTATATTAATGATGATATCACTGATAATAATCTGCGCATCATGGTTGATGTCACCAGCGCCCGAGATGATTTAACCAATGTCAGCGGTCAGATTTATGTACAAGCCGAAAACATGAGTCTGTCGAATTGGTTTGAAAAGGTATTATTTAAACGCGAAGGTTTAAAGCAAGGCGCTGTCAGCTTTGAAAGTTGGATTGATATTGTTAATAATAAACCAACATCAGCGTTATTACAGTTACAGCCTTCAGCGTTTACTTGGAAAAGCGGCAACCTACAGCAAAACCTGAATATTTGGGGCGGAGAATTGGAGTGGCAGTTAACTGATTCGGGTTGGCAATTAGATAGTCGTGATTTAGCGCTGGTGACCAATGGTATTATCTGGCCACAGTTAAACTTACAAGTAAGGCAGCAAGACAGTGATTTGTTTGCTTTCGTTAATCAAGTTGAGCTATCTAAACTCGCCCCTATTGTCGCCTTGTCACGTCATGTTGATGAGGCCTTATTTAAGGATCTAAAAACCTTATATCCACATGGTCTCGTGCGTGACGTTAAGGTTAAGATCCCATTGCAAGATTGGACGCAGTTACGTTATCAGCTAAACGTGGATGGTCTACAGTTGCAAAGTTGGCAAGGTTTTCCCGCTATTGATAATGTCGATATCGCGGTGAGCGGTAGTTTAGATGCCGGTAAGATCAGTGTCGATATGCAGGATACCTTGTTAGACCTTTCTGAGCATCTTGAGCATAGTATTCAGGTTAATCAATTTTCAAGTGACTTAACTTGGTATCGCTATGATTATAGCGATACTGATGCTGATACGAATACCGCCGCTGAAAAAACGTTTACTGGCATAGAGGTCCGTGCAGATAAGGTATTTGTTGATACCACCGAGTTAGTGCTCGATAGTCAGTTCTTATTAGATATTCCGACTAATGCGCCGCCATTTCTTAGCCTTGCCGGAGATTTGCAGCTACGCGATGCCAGCAAAGCCTATTATTACTATCCCACCGCATATATGGGGGAATCATTAATTGATTATCTCAGGGGGGCGTTAAAGCAAGGTCATGCTGATCATGGTCAAGTATTGTGGTTTGGTGAATTTGCTAATTATCCTTATGCTCAAGGTGACGGCATCTTTGAGACCCGCTTAAATGTCGTTGATGCTGAGTTTAAATTTGATCCACAATGGCCAACCCTGACTGAATTACAGCTCGAATTACTATTTCAAAATGATGATTTATTTATGTCATCGCGACAAGGTAATTTGGATCAAGTTGCGATATCGGCAGTGGACTTACAGTTACCGAGCTTAGGTGATGTGCAAGCACTCGGGATTCAGGCGCGATTTACCACTACGGGAAAAAAAGCCAAATCTTTGATTGATTTAAGTCCGTTGCCTGAAGTTAGCGAGGTATTGAACAGCTTACAAGTCTCTGGTGATATTAACGGGGAAATTGATATTGTCCTGCCGTTTACCTATGATGATCCGGTTATTGTCAGTGGTGATATTGGTTTAATGAATGACAGTATTTATCTGTCTGCACTGGATCTAACCTTGACGGATGTTAACGGTAGTTTTAAGTTTGATGATGCCGGACTGTTCTCCACCCCGTTAACCGCCAAGTTGTTTGATGAACCGTTAAATGTCAGCTTTAGCAGTGGCCAGCAAGACAGTAACTATCAAGTCAATGTGGACCTTGCGGGCAATTGGGCTAGTAAGCAGCTAATGAAACAGTTCATGCCTGGATATCAGCAGTACGTGTCTGGTGATGTGAACTGGAAGGGCGCATTAAACATGGTTTTCCCTGAACAGGGTTTTAACTATGAATTTGATCTGCAGAGTGATTTACAGAGCGTAACATTAGATTTACCTATGCCGTTGGCAAAGTCAGCCTCGCAGGATTGGCCAACGGACTTATCTGTGGTTGGTAATGATAAACAAGCCCATATTCAGCTGAATTCGCCTGATGTTATCAATTTTTCTGGTCAGGTTAATTATGCCGATGAAAAATTAGCACTGATCCAGTCTTTAGTGCAGATAGGTCATGCAGATGAGTTGCTGAGCAGTGATGCCGCAAATGCAGTGGTGGTGAATGTCGATAACCTGGATATTGCCGATTGGCAGTCGTGGTACAGCGGTTTACCGGACAGTAACTTAGATGTCAGTAGTACTGTTGCACCCTTGTCTTCGATTACCGTCGATGTGGCTAATACCGTTTATTATCAACAGCCTTTGGCTGACTTAAGCGTTGTCGCGACGAAAGGTTACCGTAACTGGGGCATAGCGCTAAAAGCGGATGAATTTAATGGCAATATCGTTATCCCTGAAGTGGGGGATATTAATATCGATTTTGACTATTTATATTTACCCGACTTAGTGTTTAGCGGTGATGAGAATAGTAATGCGACAACCGAAAAAACCGCCGATAACTCACCATCAACCGCGCTGGTTTGGCAAGATATACCGAGCTTTAACTTTAATTGCGATGCCTGTATTTTAGGGCAAATTAATTTGGGGCAAGCATCTGCTAAAGTGACGAAGAGCAACACTGGGCTGAGTTTAAAATCCCTTGATGTCGATATGGAACACTCGACGGTAGCGATGACTGGTCGCTGGTTTACGGATGAGCAAGGGAAGCAAGCAACACAACTACAGGGTCAATTAAATACCAAGAGTGTTGAAGAATTTATGACGGGCCTAGGCATGATTAGTCCGTTAGCTAAGACCCCTGCAGATGTTGATTTTAGACTTGCTTGGCAAGATCAGCCGTTAAGTTTTGCTGGTGATTCCTTAAATGGCAGTGTGACGATAGCAACTAAAGCAGGACGGATATCGAATGTCAGTGATAAAGGCACTCGGTTCTTAAGTGTGCTGAGCTTACAGTCATTAGTGAAGCGCTTGAGTTTAGACTTTAGTGATGTATTTAATGATGGTTTACCATATTCTTCCATGCAAGCATCGCTGCAGATTGTTGATGGTGCGATTAATAATAAAGATTTTTTACTTAATTCCAGTAGTGGTAAAATAACAGGTAGCGGTTATATCGATTTAGTCACGGATACCATAAATTATAATTTAAGCTTTTTTCCCGATGTGACCTCAAGTTTACCGGTATTGGCCGCCTTTGCGGTAACGCCAACGACCGCATTGGCTGTGTTTGCGTTATCCAAGATCTTAGAACCGGTGGTGGAAGTCATCACCGAACTTAAGTTTAATGTCAGTGGCGACTTTGCTGATCCCGTATTTACTGAAGTTAAGCGTAATCAAAAAGCCATCACTGTACCTGACAAATTACTTAATGAAACTGAGTTGAAAACTACAAGGGGTAAGTAA
- the rng gene encoding ribonuclease G: MGITTELLVNVTPSETRVALIENGILQEIHVEREAKRGIVGNIYKGKVSRVLPGMQAAFIDIGLDKAAFLHASDIVPHTECVAPGEKKHFKVADISQLVRQGQDITVQVVKDPMGTKGARLTTDITLPSRYLVFMPGSSHVGVSQRIDCEEERSRLKRVTEAQIDELGGYIIRTAADGVGDKELEQDIAYLKRLWTKVLQRKATNPSASMLYQDPSLAFRIIRDFAGAPLDKIRVDSRLAYAELCEFTESYVPELVSALEPYTGERPIFEMYDVESESQRALERRVKLKSGGYLIIDQTEAMTTIDINTGAFVGHRNLEDTIFNTNVESTQAIARQLRLRNLGGIIIIDFIDMQSSEHRRRVMECLESALSHDRAKTNTHDFSALGLVEMTRKRTRESLEHVLCSDCPTCDGRGSVKTVETVCYEIFREVTRVNRAYDADQFNVYASVAVAEYIVKEESHSIAELELFMGKQVKIKPEPQYLQEQFDVVMM; encoded by the coding sequence ATGGGTATAACGACAGAATTATTAGTAAATGTTACCCCGAGCGAAACACGTGTTGCCTTGATTGAAAATGGCATACTACAAGAAATACATGTAGAGCGAGAAGCGAAACGTGGCATCGTGGGTAATATCTATAAAGGTAAAGTAAGCCGGGTATTACCGGGCATGCAAGCTGCATTTATTGATATTGGTCTTGATAAGGCTGCATTTCTACACGCATCAGATATTGTACCGCATACTGAGTGTGTGGCACCGGGTGAGAAGAAGCATTTTAAAGTTGCTGATATTTCGCAGTTAGTACGCCAAGGCCAAGATATCACCGTACAAGTAGTGAAAGATCCAATGGGCACTAAAGGTGCGCGTCTGACTACCGATATTACCTTGCCGTCACGTTATTTAGTCTTTATGCCGGGCAGTTCGCATGTTGGCGTATCACAACGTATTGATTGTGAAGAAGAGCGCAGTCGTCTAAAACGTGTCACTGAAGCGCAGATTGATGAACTCGGTGGTTATATCATTCGCACTGCCGCTGATGGTGTTGGTGATAAAGAGCTTGAGCAAGACATTGCTTACTTAAAACGTCTATGGACCAAAGTTTTGCAACGTAAAGCGACGAACCCAAGCGCGAGCATGTTGTATCAAGATCCGTCTTTGGCATTTCGTATTATTCGCGATTTTGCAGGCGCACCATTAGACAAGATCAGGGTCGATTCACGTTTGGCTTATGCTGAGCTATGTGAATTTACCGAATCGTATGTACCAGAGCTAGTCAGTGCGTTAGAACCGTATACTGGTGAACGTCCAATCTTTGAAATGTACGATGTTGAAAGTGAATCGCAACGTGCGCTTGAACGTAGAGTAAAGTTAAAGTCGGGTGGTTATTTAATTATTGATCAGACCGAAGCGATGACCACGATTGATATTAATACCGGTGCTTTTGTTGGCCATCGTAACCTTGAAGATACGATTTTTAATACCAATGTCGAATCTACTCAGGCGATAGCACGTCAGCTGAGGTTACGTAATCTTGGTGGTATTATCATTATCGACTTTATTGATATGCAAAGTTCTGAACACCGCCGTCGAGTGATGGAATGTTTGGAATCAGCATTAAGCCATGATCGCGCTAAAACTAATACCCATGATTTCTCGGCATTAGGCTTAGTAGAAATGACCCGTAAACGTACGCGTGAATCATTAGAACATGTATTATGTTCTGATTGCCCAACGTGTGACGGTCGTGGTTCGGTAAAAACAGTGGAAACGGTATGTTATGAGATATTCCGTGAAGTAACCCGGGTTAATCGTGCTTACGATGCTGATCAGTTTAACGTTTATGCATCTGTTGCAGTTGCGGAATACATTGTAAAAGAAGAGTCTCACAGTATTGCTGAATTAGAATTATTCATGGGTAAACAGGTTAAAATAAAACCTGAGCCACAATACTTGCAAGAGCAATTTGATGTGGTAATGATGTAA
- a CDS encoding nucleoside triphosphate pyrophosphatase → MKQSNMYLASQSPRRRELLTQIGVEFSVLSVDVEEQQQVGELAPDYVSRLARDKAQAGVAALINTNPTQLSAHAVAEPVVLGADTIVVYAGQVLEKPVDEADSARMLSLLSGHEHEVMTAVALADSTRCWVELVTTTVQFRDISAIEMQDYWRTGEPRDKAGSYAIQGIAGKFVSHISGSYSAVVGLPLMQTEQLIQAFKAKQNK, encoded by the coding sequence ATGAAACAGAGTAATATGTATTTAGCGTCGCAGTCTCCACGTCGCCGTGAGTTATTAACCCAAATAGGTGTTGAATTCTCGGTATTATCCGTCGATGTGGAAGAGCAACAACAAGTGGGTGAATTAGCGCCTGATTATGTGTCACGTTTAGCGCGTGATAAAGCGCAAGCGGGAGTTGCTGCGCTAATTAATACTAACCCAACACAGCTAAGCGCTCACGCAGTCGCTGAACCTGTGGTGTTAGGAGCGGACACCATAGTCGTCTATGCCGGACAAGTATTAGAAAAACCGGTAGATGAAGCGGACTCTGCACGCATGTTAAGTTTATTATCCGGTCATGAACATGAAGTGATGACCGCTGTGGCACTTGCCGATAGCACGCGTTGCTGGGTCGAGCTAGTGACAACGACGGTACAGTTTAGAGATATATCAGCGATTGAAATGCAGGACTACTGGCGTACGGGTGAACCACGTGATAAAGCTGGGAGTTATGCAATCCAAGGTATTGCCGGTAAATTTGTCAGCCATATAAGCGGTAGTTATAGCGCGGTTGTCGGTTTACCATTAATGCAGACCGAGCAATTAATTCAAGCCTTTAAGGCAAAGCAGAATAAGTAA
- the mreD gene encoding rod shape-determining protein MreD → MTSANGRFKLILTLILALLLTALPVPEPLDSFRPDWVLLVLGYWCMALPYRVSIGYAWLTGLALDLLLGAPLGIHSLALSIVIYIIVMNHRLIRNISLWQQALIVGFLTMLNKLIIFWAEKLLFDISITPMYLWSILTTMLIWPWIFLILRKIRRQFAIR, encoded by the coding sequence ATGACGTCTGCTAACGGTCGTTTTAAATTAATCCTGACCTTAATTCTGGCATTATTACTGACCGCGTTACCTGTTCCTGAACCGCTTGATAGCTTCCGACCTGATTGGGTGCTATTGGTGCTAGGTTATTGGTGCATGGCGTTGCCGTATCGGGTGAGTATTGGTTATGCTTGGCTCACCGGGCTAGCGTTAGACTTATTATTAGGCGCTCCCTTGGGTATCCACTCCCTGGCCTTGTCTATTGTCATCTATATCATCGTCATGAATCATCGCTTGATCCGCAATATTTCGTTATGGCAGCAAGCCTTGATTGTCGGCTTCTTAACGATGCTTAATAAGCTGATTATATTCTGGGCTGAAAAATTACTTTTCGATATCTCAATAACACCGATGTACTTATGGTCAATCCTAACCACGATGTTAATATGGCCATGGATATTCTTGATTTTAAGGAAGATTCGTCGTCAATTTGCGATTAGATAG